Proteins from a genomic interval of Aquabacterium olei:
- a CDS encoding IS110 family transposase yields MAIIAIGIDLAKNVFAVHGVDAAGKAVLVRPAVRRDALLELMAKLPPCLIGMEACSGAHHWARQFQQFGHQVRIMAAKFVAPYRLSGRRGKNDAADAQAICEAVQRPQIRFVPIKSEDAQGRLSIHRVRQGFIEQRTATINRIRGLLSEYGHVLPQRAEVVRREAGQCLEDLPGWANTAIGDLLSELHRLDERIAEYDRHIETMAKADDRCRRLMSIPGVGDKTATALMASIGSAHDFKCGKQLAAWLGLVPSQYSSGGKQRLGRITKAGDGYLRMLLILGARAVVANANKKDDRLSRWVADLAERRGYWKAVVAVAAKNARMAWAMLSKGEAFKPLT; encoded by the coding sequence ATGGCCATTATTGCGATTGGGATCGATCTCGCCAAGAACGTGTTTGCGGTGCACGGGGTGGATGCAGCGGGCAAGGCGGTGCTGGTGCGTCCGGCGGTGCGGCGAGATGCGCTGCTGGAGCTGATGGCCAAACTGCCGCCGTGCCTGATCGGCATGGAGGCGTGCTCGGGGGCGCACCACTGGGCGAGGCAGTTTCAGCAGTTCGGGCACCAGGTGCGCATCATGGCGGCAAAGTTTGTGGCGCCGTATCGGCTCAGCGGGCGGCGAGGCAAGAACGACGCGGCAGACGCGCAGGCGATCTGCGAAGCGGTGCAGCGCCCGCAGATTCGGTTCGTGCCGATCAAGAGCGAAGACGCGCAAGGCCGCTTGAGCATCCACCGCGTGCGCCAAGGGTTCATCGAACAGCGCACCGCCACGATCAACCGCATCCGAGGTTTGCTCAGCGAGTACGGTCACGTACTTCCGCAGCGCGCCGAGGTGGTTCGGCGCGAAGCAGGCCAATGCCTGGAAGACCTGCCGGGCTGGGCGAACACGGCGATTGGCGATTTGCTCAGCGAGCTGCACCGGCTGGATGAACGCATTGCCGAGTACGACCGGCACATCGAGACGATGGCCAAGGCCGACGACCGCTGCCGCAGGCTGATGTCCATACCCGGTGTGGGCGACAAGACGGCCACCGCCCTGATGGCCAGCATCGGCAGCGCGCATGACTTCAAGTGCGGCAAGCAGCTGGCGGCGTGGTTGGGCCTGGTCCCCAGCCAGTACAGCTCTGGGGGCAAACAGCGTCTGGGGCGAATCACCAAAGCCGGTGACGGTTACCTGCGCATGCTGCTGATATTGGGCGCGCGAGCGGTGGTGGCCAATGCGAATAAGAAGGACGACCGGCTCAGTCGCTGGGTGGCAGACCTGGCTGAGCGACGTGGGTACTGGAAAGCGGTGGTGGCGGTGGCGGCCAAGAATGCGCGCATGGCCTGGGCGATGCTCAGCAAAGGCGAAGCGTTCAAGCCATTGACCTGA
- a CDS encoding EcsC family protein, which produces MAKQEKQLEPQHLDQLRYAKQLLENPGFAIKASNLLGKPIEKGIELLPATWQDKVGEFTREALMVALKGAVLTMSKAETDSYPWWHKAAATITGAAGGFFGLPALAIELPVSTTIMCRSIADIARSNGESLTDVQTKLACIEVFALGGPGSKDDASETAYFAMRAALSRAVTEATEYLAAHTIAEEGAPALVRLVVLVASRFQVQVTEKAAAQAIPVIGAISGGAINYLFMDHFQDMSRGHFTVRRLERIYGPQAVKLAYERI; this is translated from the coding sequence GTGGCCAAGCAAGAGAAGCAACTCGAACCCCAGCATCTCGACCAGCTTCGCTATGCAAAGCAACTGCTGGAGAACCCGGGCTTTGCAATAAAGGCAAGCAATCTGCTCGGGAAGCCAATCGAAAAAGGCATCGAACTCCTACCGGCTACATGGCAGGACAAGGTAGGCGAGTTCACCCGCGAAGCCCTCATGGTTGCCCTGAAGGGCGCAGTGCTGACGATGAGCAAGGCGGAGACAGACTCCTATCCTTGGTGGCACAAGGCCGCGGCCACGATCACTGGTGCAGCAGGCGGCTTCTTTGGATTGCCCGCCCTTGCCATCGAGCTTCCAGTTTCAACGACCATCATGTGCCGCTCCATTGCGGATATTGCGCGCTCCAATGGTGAGAGCCTTACAGACGTGCAGACAAAGCTGGCGTGTATTGAAGTTTTTGCTTTGGGCGGCCCCGGAAGCAAGGACGACGCCTCGGAGACAGCATACTTTGCGATGAGGGCGGCGCTTAGTCGCGCGGTCACCGAAGCAACGGAGTATCTTGCCGCACACACCATTGCCGAAGAAGGTGCTCCTGCGCTCGTGCGCCTTGTCGTTTTGGTTGCCTCCCGGTTCCAAGTGCAGGTCACTGAGAAGGCGGCGGCCCAGGCAATACCGGTAATCGGCGCGATCTCCGGCGGCGCAATCAACTACTTGTTTATGGACCATTTCCAAGACATGAGTCGGGGTCACTTCACTGTTCGCAGACTTGAACGCATTTACGGACCGCAGGCCGTCAAGCTTGCGTACGAGCGAATCTAA
- a CDS encoding DMT family transporter encodes MWIGTLFALVAGLVWGLVFIAPVLLPEYPAALLSFARYLAFGLIALPLGWLDRTNLRQLTAADWKDALKLALVGNVVYYCCLASAIQLAGGPLPTVIIGTLPVVIALCSNRRNARRDGRLPWQRLGPSLLLILAGIGLVNRAELALLTESGQLDLANYALGAVLAVFGVACWTWYPLRNADWLRAHPDRNPRTWATAQGLATLPLALIGYAGFWLWNAASGSAFAMPFGPRAQAFVGTMFAIGLLASWIGTLCWNEASQRLPTALVGQLIVFETLAALAYALMLRGTAPDRGTLVGVGLLVAGVLWALQGGGLRPEPEGVQGHA; translated from the coding sequence ATGTGGATCGGAACCCTGTTTGCCCTCGTTGCCGGACTGGTGTGGGGGCTCGTCTTCATCGCCCCGGTGTTGCTGCCGGAATACCCAGCGGCCCTGCTGTCCTTTGCGCGCTACCTGGCCTTCGGGTTGATCGCACTGCCTCTGGGCTGGCTGGACCGCACCAACCTGCGCCAGCTCACCGCGGCCGACTGGAAGGATGCGCTCAAGCTCGCTCTGGTCGGCAATGTGGTCTATTACTGCTGCCTCGCGTCGGCCATCCAGCTGGCCGGCGGGCCCCTGCCCACCGTCATCATCGGCACGCTGCCGGTCGTCATCGCGCTGTGCTCGAACCGGCGTAATGCCCGCCGCGATGGGCGCTTGCCGTGGCAACGACTGGGGCCCTCGCTGCTGCTGATTCTGGCTGGCATCGGGCTGGTGAACCGCGCCGAACTGGCCCTGCTGACTGAGAGCGGCCAGCTTGATCTGGCGAACTACGCACTGGGCGCGGTGCTCGCGGTGTTCGGCGTGGCGTGCTGGACCTGGTATCCGCTGCGCAACGCCGACTGGCTGCGCGCCCACCCCGACCGCAATCCGCGCACCTGGGCCACGGCCCAGGGCCTGGCCACCTTGCCCCTGGCGCTGATTGGCTATGCCGGGTTCTGGCTCTGGAACGCAGCCAGCGGCTCGGCCTTCGCCATGCCCTTCGGCCCGCGTGCACAGGCCTTCGTCGGCACCATGTTCGCCATCGGCCTGCTGGCCTCGTGGATCGGCACCCTGTGCTGGAACGAAGCCAGCCAGCGACTGCCCACGGCCCTGGTGGGCCAACTCATCGTGTTCGAAACGCTGGCCGCGCTGGCTTACGCGCTGATGCTGCGCGGCACGGCACCCGACCGGGGCACCCTGGTGGGCGTGGGGCTGCTGGTGGCCGGGGTGCTGTGGGCCTTGCAGGGCGGCGGGCTGCGACCCGAACCCGAGGGCGTGCAAGGGCACGCCTGA
- a CDS encoding DNA-3-methyladenine glycosylase I, giving the protein MIPTAAGPDGLVRCRWCLSTPAYRAYHDEEWGFPVADDRRLFEKICLEGFQSGLSWLTILNKREAFRRAFARFDFQRVAGFTEADVDRMLQDEGIVRHRGKIEAAIHNAARAQELVSEAGSLAAFFWRFETPRVDEEAPTPVATSASSIALSKELKRRGWKYVGPTTMYAFMQAMGLANDHAADCVVRAQVAEARQRFQPPQLG; this is encoded by the coding sequence ATGATCCCGACCGCCGCCGGCCCCGATGGCCTTGTCCGTTGCCGCTGGTGCCTGAGCACGCCTGCCTACCGCGCGTACCACGATGAGGAGTGGGGTTTTCCGGTGGCCGATGACCGGCGCCTGTTCGAGAAAATCTGCCTTGAAGGCTTCCAGTCCGGTCTGAGCTGGCTGACCATCCTGAACAAACGCGAGGCATTCCGGCGTGCCTTTGCCCGATTCGATTTCCAGCGTGTGGCCGGATTTACCGAAGCGGACGTCGACCGGATGCTGCAGGACGAGGGCATCGTCCGCCATCGCGGCAAGATCGAGGCAGCCATCCACAATGCCGCCCGCGCGCAGGAGCTGGTGTCCGAGGCGGGCTCGCTGGCGGCCTTCTTCTGGCGGTTCGAGACACCGCGCGTGGACGAGGAAGCGCCCACTCCCGTGGCCACGAGCGCATCGTCCATCGCGCTGTCGAAGGAGCTCAAGCGCCGCGGCTGGAAGTACGTGGGGCCGACCACCATGTACGCCTTCATGCAGGCCATGGGGCTGGCCAATGACCACGCCGCCGATTGCGTGGTGCGCGCGCAGGTGGCCGAGGCCCGCCAACGCTTTCAGCCGCCGCAGTTGGGATAA
- a CDS encoding hemerythrin domain-containing protein — translation MPTSKSTSSKSSSSKSASASQGKTATSQPEAVKLLVKDHREVSKLFKAYAKLVKDEAEGTEKQALVTEICTMLKAHTAIEEELFYPAARELIEQDMVDEAVVEHASAKDLISQIEAMQPDEELYDAKVTVLGEYIEHHVKEEEEEMFPKVLKARSDVDFDELGEQMTARKEELLGEMGADGAMH, via the coding sequence ATGCCCACATCCAAGTCCACCAGCTCCAAGTCGAGCAGTTCGAAGTCGGCCTCTGCCTCGCAGGGCAAGACGGCGACGAGCCAGCCGGAAGCCGTCAAGCTGCTGGTGAAGGACCACAGGGAAGTCAGCAAGCTGTTCAAGGCCTATGCCAAGCTCGTGAAGGACGAGGCCGAAGGCACCGAGAAGCAGGCGCTGGTGACCGAAATCTGCACGATGCTCAAGGCGCACACCGCCATCGAGGAAGAACTGTTCTATCCCGCCGCACGCGAGCTGATCGAACAGGACATGGTCGATGAAGCGGTGGTGGAACACGCCAGCGCCAAGGACCTCATCAGTCAGATCGAGGCCATGCAGCCCGATGAAGAGCTGTACGACGCCAAGGTCACCGTGCTCGGCGAGTACATCGAGCACCACGTGAAGGAAGAAGAGGAAGAGATGTTCCCCAAGGTTCTGAAGGCCCGCAGCGATGTGGACTTCGACGAGCTGGGCGAACAGATGACCGCCCGCAAGGAAGAGCTGCTGGGCGAGATGGGCGCCGATGGCGCGATGCACTGA
- the glgX gene encoding glycogen debranching protein GlgX, producing the protein MGSGYDLGALAEGSPFPRGATYDGQGVNFALFSAHATKVELCLFDESGETEWARVTLPEYTDEVWHGYLPGIGPGTRYGYRVHGPYEPDAGHRFNPNKLVLDPYAKAFMGSLQWGPALFGYEIGHPDADLSFDERDSAHLMPKCVVVDSRFQWQQNERLRVPWDRTVIYETHVRGYTQQHPDVPYHLRGTFAGLAEDAVIERIRKLGVTSVELLPVQMFVDQPYLLDKGLRNHWGYDTLGFFALHPRYLSAPTIDEFKYMVERFHAAGLEVILDVVYNHTPEGNELGPTLSFKGVDNASYYRLMPEQPRYYINDTGTGNTLNLSHPRVLQTVTDSLRYWATEMRVDGFRFDLATILAREPHGYDEGGGFLDSCRQDPVLSSVKLIAEPWDCGPGGYQVGGFPPGWAEWNDTFRDTVRAFWKGDEGQLPDLARRLTASGDKFDRRGRRPWASVNFITAHDGFTLHDLVSYNDKHNEANGEENRDGHADNRSWNCGAEGPTHDADILALREQQKRNLLATLLLAQGTPMLLAGDECGRTQGGNNNAYCQDNKTSWFDWDIGEDGVRLTRFVQRLLALRQALPVLRRNRFLTGEWREAFELRDCAWLDEQGNDLTEEQWHDPGRRWIGMLLDGRAPSSGIDRPSDDATVFVVFNASHEEIDFVMPHVSEAQSWELVIDTAQTATSEEHAALAAGQTHRSEARSVQLHILVTDGGDIHARTVKEALAPFVEERASD; encoded by the coding sequence ATGGGTTCAGGATACGACCTGGGGGCGCTGGCTGAAGGCTCTCCATTTCCGCGGGGTGCCACATACGATGGCCAGGGCGTCAACTTCGCGCTGTTTTCTGCGCATGCCACCAAAGTGGAACTGTGCCTGTTCGATGAGTCGGGCGAGACCGAGTGGGCGCGCGTCACGCTGCCCGAGTACACCGATGAAGTCTGGCATGGCTACCTGCCCGGCATCGGGCCCGGCACCCGCTATGGCTACCGTGTCCACGGCCCGTACGAGCCCGATGCGGGGCACCGTTTCAACCCCAACAAGCTGGTGCTCGACCCCTACGCGAAAGCCTTCATGGGGTCCCTGCAATGGGGCCCGGCCCTGTTCGGCTACGAGATCGGCCACCCGGATGCCGACCTGAGCTTCGACGAGCGCGACAGCGCCCACCTCATGCCCAAGTGCGTGGTGGTCGATTCCCGCTTCCAGTGGCAGCAGAACGAACGCCTGCGTGTGCCCTGGGACCGGACCGTGATCTACGAGACGCACGTGCGCGGCTACACGCAGCAGCATCCCGATGTGCCGTATCACCTGCGCGGCACGTTTGCGGGGCTGGCAGAGGATGCCGTGATCGAGCGCATCCGCAAGCTCGGCGTGACCTCGGTCGAACTGCTGCCCGTCCAGATGTTCGTGGACCAGCCCTACCTGCTCGACAAGGGCCTGCGCAACCACTGGGGTTACGACACGCTGGGCTTCTTCGCGCTACACCCACGCTACCTCAGTGCCCCGACCATCGACGAATTCAAGTACATGGTCGAGCGGTTTCATGCGGCCGGCCTTGAGGTCATTCTGGATGTGGTCTACAACCACACGCCCGAAGGCAATGAGCTCGGCCCCACGCTGTCCTTCAAAGGCGTGGACAACGCCAGCTACTACCGGCTGATGCCGGAGCAGCCGCGCTATTACATCAACGACACCGGCACAGGCAACACCCTGAACCTGAGCCATCCGCGGGTGCTGCAGACCGTGACCGACAGCCTGCGCTACTGGGCCACCGAGATGCGCGTGGACGGCTTTCGCTTCGACCTGGCCACCATCCTGGCCCGCGAGCCGCACGGCTACGACGAAGGCGGCGGGTTTCTCGACAGCTGCCGCCAGGACCCGGTGCTGTCATCCGTGAAGCTGATTGCCGAGCCCTGGGACTGCGGCCCGGGCGGCTACCAGGTCGGCGGGTTCCCGCCGGGCTGGGCCGAGTGGAACGACACCTTCCGGGACACGGTGCGTGCGTTCTGGAAAGGCGATGAGGGGCAGCTGCCCGATCTGGCGAGGCGACTGACCGCGTCGGGCGACAAGTTCGATCGCCGGGGTCGGCGCCCATGGGCCAGCGTCAACTTCATCACCGCCCACGACGGCTTCACCCTGCACGACCTGGTGAGCTACAACGACAAGCACAACGAGGCCAACGGCGAAGAGAACCGGGACGGCCATGCCGACAACCGCTCATGGAACTGCGGCGCCGAAGGCCCCACTCACGACGCCGACATTCTGGCGTTGCGCGAACAACAGAAGCGCAACCTACTGGCCACGCTGTTGCTGGCGCAGGGCACGCCCATGCTGCTCGCCGGCGACGAGTGCGGCCGCACACAGGGCGGCAACAACAACGCGTACTGTCAGGACAACAAGACCTCGTGGTTCGACTGGGACATCGGCGAAGACGGGGTGCGGTTGACGCGCTTCGTGCAGCGGCTGCTGGCATTACGGCAAGCCTTGCCGGTTCTGCGACGCAACCGCTTTCTCACCGGCGAATGGCGTGAAGCGTTCGAGTTGCGCGACTGTGCGTGGCTGGACGAGCAGGGCAACGACCTGACCGAAGAGCAGTGGCACGACCCGGGACGTCGATGGATCGGCATGCTGCTCGACGGGCGTGCGCCCTCGTCGGGCATTGACCGTCCGTCAGACGACGCCACGGTGTTCGTCGTCTTCAACGCAAGCCATGAAGAAATCGACTTCGTGATGCCGCATGTGTCGGAGGCGCAATCGTGGGAACTGGTGATCGACACGGCGCAAACAGCGACCAGCGAGGAGCATGCGGCGCTCGCTGCCGGACAGACCCACCGCTCGGAAGCACGCTCGGTGCAGTTGCACATTCTCGTCACCGACGGGGGCGACATTCACGCCCGGACGGTGAAAGAGGCGCTGGCCCCCTTCGTGGAAGAGAGGGCCAGCGACTGA
- a CDS encoding uracil-DNA glycosylase family protein — protein MSALFPLLDEVRACRVCEGVLPLGPRPVLQLHPRARILIAAQAPGRKVHATGIPFNDASGARLRRWLGLDATVFHDPHRVAILPMGFCYPGTGPSGDLPPRPECAARWHARLLHELRDLQLKLVIGRYALAHHMPGTRSSLAELVRRPPAGDPMTAVLPHPSPRNNRWLKQNPWFEAEQVPHLQTLVQRALQGASA, from the coding sequence ATGTCGGCGCTTTTTCCATTGCTGGACGAGGTGCGCGCATGCCGCGTCTGCGAAGGTGTGCTGCCCCTTGGGCCTCGCCCGGTCCTGCAACTGCACCCGCGGGCACGCATTCTGATCGCCGCCCAGGCACCGGGTCGCAAGGTCCATGCAACGGGCATCCCGTTCAACGATGCCAGTGGTGCGCGGCTGCGCCGTTGGCTCGGCCTCGATGCGACCGTGTTCCATGACCCACACCGCGTGGCCATCCTGCCCATGGGCTTCTGCTACCCGGGCACCGGCCCTTCAGGGGATCTGCCGCCGCGCCCGGAATGCGCGGCACGGTGGCATGCCAGGCTGCTGCATGAACTGCGCGACCTCCAGTTGAAACTGGTGATCGGTCGGTACGCGCTCGCGCACCACATGCCCGGCACGCGGTCATCCCTGGCCGAACTCGTGCGCCGGCCGCCTGCAGGAGACCCGATGACGGCCGTGCTGCCTCACCCCAGTCCACGCAACAACCGCTGGCTGAAACAGAATCCCTGGTTCGAAGCCGAACAGGTGCCGCACCTGCAGACGCTCGTGCAACGCGCTTTGCAAGGCGCATCGGCCTGA
- a CDS encoding RNA recognition motif domain-containing protein: MDNKLYVGNLPYSTQDGDLQEQFGRFGDVVSAKVMMDRDSGRSKGFGFVEMSSGAEAQSAIKGMNGQSVDGRALVVNLARPREEGAGGFRPRRPSY; this comes from the coding sequence ATGGACAACAAGCTCTACGTTGGCAATCTGCCTTACTCCACCCAAGACGGCGATCTGCAAGAGCAGTTCGGCCGCTTCGGCGATGTCGTGTCCGCCAAGGTCATGATGGACCGCGACAGCGGCCGTTCGAAGGGCTTCGGCTTCGTCGAAATGTCCAGCGGTGCAGAAGCACAAAGCGCCATCAAGGGCATGAACGGTCAGTCGGTTGACGGCCGTGCCCTCGTGGTCAACCTGGCCCGTCCCCGCGAAGAAGGTGCCGGCGGCTTCCGCCCGCGTCGTCCGAGCTACTGA
- the infA gene encoding translation initiation factor IF-1, giving the protein MAKEELIEMRGQVEEVLPDSRFRVTLENGHTLTAYTGGKMRKHRIRILAGDKVSLELSPYDLTKGRITFRHLEPRVGGAPKPPPRRRF; this is encoded by the coding sequence ATGGCCAAAGAAGAACTGATTGAAATGCGCGGACAGGTCGAAGAAGTCCTGCCCGATTCGCGCTTCCGCGTGACCCTGGAAAACGGGCACACGCTCACCGCCTACACCGGCGGCAAGATGCGCAAGCACCGCATCCGCATCCTGGCCGGTGACAAGGTGTCGCTGGAGCTGTCGCCCTATGACCTGACCAAGGGCCGCATCACCTTCCGTCACCTCGAACCCCGTGTGGGTGGCGCGCCGAAGCCGCCCCCCCGTCGTCGTTTCTGA
- a CDS encoding response regulator has product MSFDFAEVFTVAARQVVPLARSQGLSFTFDCQSAGVRIAGDPGSLQGALHRLFLAVIGLSTGGSFVISARADLSQSPPSLQLRAAAVGTNVTMASVTAAHAHLGLWRCQAASVDPGTVTASGICPHTQGQVEMTAMPGHGALVTLNVPGVEAPLATDAPAPHAQGAHAWLVNVDDALARSWERRLARLGWTTTRIGSFENATARARSTPRHALPALVIVLETGNPARDGTLDLAPLLHAGARLIYAVQAGSASLRHPAHVKGYEVHVYPLSPHDLDEMTRSLSSPDGVADTTTPEPLRGPSPSTVLIVDDGPMNLIVGQGFAEALGYVVRTATDGQAAIDACMRDAPDMVLMDLHMPVLGGAEATMQLRAMQRRGDIPPFPIVILTAGWSAEVRRQCIEAGADECLAKPLSMADMDAELARRTGHR; this is encoded by the coding sequence ATGAGCTTCGATTTCGCAGAGGTCTTCACGGTCGCCGCGCGACAAGTTGTTCCTCTCGCTCGAAGCCAAGGCCTCTCGTTCACCTTTGACTGCCAGAGTGCGGGCGTGCGCATCGCCGGCGATCCGGGCAGTTTGCAAGGGGCGCTGCATCGCCTGTTCCTCGCGGTGATCGGGCTGTCGACCGGCGGCTCGTTCGTCATCTCGGCACGGGCCGACCTCTCGCAATCGCCGCCCTCCCTGCAACTTCGCGCCGCCGCCGTCGGCACGAACGTCACGATGGCATCGGTCACGGCGGCGCACGCTCACCTCGGCCTGTGGCGTTGCCAGGCGGCCTCGGTCGACCCGGGCACCGTGACCGCCTCGGGCATCTGCCCCCACACACAGGGCCAGGTCGAGATGACCGCCATGCCAGGACACGGCGCTCTGGTCACCCTGAACGTGCCCGGCGTCGAGGCGCCCCTGGCCACCGATGCGCCTGCACCGCACGCGCAGGGTGCCCACGCATGGCTGGTCAACGTCGACGATGCACTTGCCCGCAGCTGGGAAAGGCGCCTCGCCAGACTCGGCTGGACCACCACCCGCATCGGCTCCTTCGAGAACGCGACGGCGCGGGCTCGTTCCACGCCCAGGCACGCGCTGCCGGCCCTGGTTATCGTGCTCGAAACCGGCAACCCCGCTCGAGACGGCACACTGGACCTGGCCCCGCTGCTGCACGCCGGCGCCCGCCTGATCTACGCGGTCCAGGCCGGGTCTGCCAGCCTGCGTCACCCCGCGCACGTCAAGGGCTATGAGGTGCACGTCTACCCGCTGAGCCCACATGACCTCGACGAGATGACCCGCAGCCTGTCCTCCCCGGACGGCGTCGCCGACACCACCACGCCCGAGCCCTTGCGCGGGCCGTCTCCCTCCACCGTCCTGATCGTCGACGACGGCCCGATGAACCTGATCGTGGGGCAGGGCTTTGCTGAAGCGCTGGGCTATGTCGTCCGCACCGCAACGGATGGTCAGGCCGCCATCGATGCCTGCATGCGGGACGCGCCAGACATGGTGCTCATGGATCTCCACATGCCCGTTCTGGGCGGGGCTGAAGCCACGATGCAGCTTCGTGCCATGCAGCGGCGGGGCGACATCCCGCCGTTTCCCATCGTGATCCTGACCGCCGGCTGGTCTGCCGAAGTCCGCCGGCAATGCATCGAAGCGGGTGCCGATGAGTGCCTGGCCAAGCCCCTGTCCATGGCCGACATGGACGCCGAGCTGGCCCGCCGGACCGGCCATCGGTGA
- the nhaA gene encoding Na+/H+ antiporter NhaA, with amino-acid sequence MTNENRESALHAGQLPRELSDRLKRPFTLFFRVHAAGGGVLLLCSLVALGLANSPWAHAYAAIWETRVGVHAGGWVYARSLHAWINDAAMTLFFFLVALALKKELVLGDLRNPRMAALPIAGAIGGMLVPAGLFLAVMSGRPGSQGWGTVMTTDTAFVIGCLALLGTRVPRSLSMFMLSLAIVDDIGAMLVVALGYSDAIDWRALAWAVAGLVLLRAAAWAGIRGFPVYFLLGSFIWVAVDASGVHATATGVVLGLMTPARRWVTDDRLYAILDRVVAHPTALEHGGDTRDRETLQIAEIAARETLSPVERLEMALHPWVSFVILPLFALSNAGMTLGEGQSAGTLTLAVVLGAVVGKPVGVLAFAWLAMRSGVALRAPGLAWRHMLGGSLLAGIGFTMALFIANLAFDHTQLYEAKLGILLASLGAAVTGLAVLWWPSRHSVP; translated from the coding sequence ATGACGAATGAAAACCGGGAGAGTGCTTTGCATGCGGGGCAGTTGCCGCGCGAGTTGAGTGATCGCCTGAAGCGGCCGTTCACACTGTTCTTCCGCGTCCACGCCGCTGGCGGCGGCGTCCTGCTGCTGTGTTCGCTGGTGGCGTTGGGGCTGGCCAATTCACCCTGGGCCCATGCCTATGCGGCCATCTGGGAGACCCGGGTCGGCGTGCACGCCGGAGGCTGGGTGTACGCGCGGTCGCTGCATGCATGGATCAACGATGCGGCGATGACGCTGTTCTTCTTTCTGGTGGCGCTGGCGCTGAAGAAGGAGTTGGTGCTGGGCGACCTGCGCAACCCCCGCATGGCAGCCTTGCCGATTGCCGGCGCCATCGGCGGCATGCTGGTGCCGGCGGGCTTGTTCCTGGCCGTGATGTCCGGCCGGCCGGGCAGCCAGGGGTGGGGCACCGTGATGACGACCGACACGGCCTTCGTGATCGGCTGTCTGGCGCTGCTGGGCACCCGCGTGCCAAGAAGCCTCAGCATGTTCATGCTGTCGCTGGCCATCGTGGACGACATCGGGGCGATGCTCGTGGTGGCCTTGGGGTACAGCGACGCGATCGACTGGCGTGCACTGGCCTGGGCTGTAGCAGGCCTGGTGCTCTTGCGGGCAGCGGCCTGGGCCGGCATACGGGGCTTTCCGGTGTACTTCCTGCTGGGCAGCTTCATCTGGGTGGCGGTCGATGCATCGGGCGTGCATGCCACGGCCACCGGCGTCGTGCTCGGCCTGATGACGCCGGCACGTCGATGGGTCACGGATGATCGCCTCTACGCGATCCTTGATCGGGTCGTGGCGCACCCCACCGCGTTGGAGCATGGCGGCGACACCCGCGACCGTGAGACGCTGCAGATTGCGGAGATTGCCGCGCGCGAAACGCTTTCGCCAGTGGAACGGCTGGAGATGGCATTGCACCCGTGGGTCAGCTTTGTGATCCTGCCCTTGTTTGCGCTGTCGAACGCCGGCATGACCCTGGGCGAAGGCCAGTCGGCTGGCACGCTGACGCTTGCCGTGGTGCTGGGGGCGGTGGTTGGCAAGCCGGTGGGCGTCCTGGCGTTTGCCTGGCTGGCCATGCGCTCCGGTGTGGCGCTGCGCGCGCCCGGCCTGGCCTGGCGCCACATGCTGGGTGGCTCGCTGCTCGCCGGCATCGGTTTCACGATGGCGCTATTCATCGCCAACCTGGCCTTCGACCACACCCAGCTTTACGAGGCGAAACTGGGCATTCTGCTCGCGTCGCTGGGTGCGGCCGTAACTGGTCTGGCCGTGTTGTGGTGGCCCTCGAGGCACAGCGTGCCCTGA